CCTCCCTTTCATCGCAGCATCTCGTCATGAACCGCCTCACTCCCGCTACGCTGGATCTCACGGAGGCCGGCGTGCCCTATTCCGCCGCCTTCGACGATGTCTACCACTCGGCCGACGGCGGCCTGGGCCAGGCGCGGCATGTGTTCATGACAGGCAACGACCTGCCGGCAGCATGGGCCGGGCGTGACGCCTACACCATCGTCGAGACCGGCTTCGGCCAGGGGCTCAACTTCCTGGCCACCTGGCAGGCCTGGCGAAGCGATGCCGCACGCTGCCAGCGGCTGCACTTCGTGTCGGTCGAACAGTTTCCGTTCACCCGCGATGACCTCGCGGTGCTGCATGCCCGTTATCCGGAACTCGCGACAGTCTCGGCCGAGCTGCGCGCATATTGGCCGGACCTCACCCAGGGTGTGCACCGCATCTGGCTCGACCAGGGCCGGGTCAGCCTCACCCTGCTGCTGGGCGATGCACAAACCTTGTTGCCGCAACTGCAGGCCGTCGCCGACGCCATCTATCTCGACGGTTTCTCCCCGGCCAAGAATCCCGAGCTGTGGTGCCTGCCCATCTACAAGGCGCTGTGGCGGCTGAGCCATGTCGGCACCACGCTGGCCACCTATACGGTGGCCGGCGAGGTGCGGCGTGGGCTCGCGGAAGCAGGCTTCGCGGTCGAGCGTGTCAATGGTTTCGGCGGCAAGCGGCAGATGCTGCAGGGCCGTGTGGCCCGCGCGCCACGCCGTGAGCCTGCGTCTCAAGGCCAGCGGCATGCGCTGGTGATCGGTGCCGGGCTCGCCGGCTGCAGCGTGGCCGAACGGCTGGCGGTGCGCGGTTGGCAGGTCACGGTGCTGGAGGCCGCGAACGACATCGCCACCGGCTCTTCCGGCAATGCCGCCGGGCTGATGCACGCCTACTACTCGCGCGACGACAACCTGCAGGCGCGCCTGACTCGCGCCGGCTGCGCCCTCACCCGCCAACATCTGACCGCACTTGCCGATGCCGGCTTCCCGGTAGCGCATGATGCCGGCGGCATTCTGCAGCTCGCCAAGACCGATGCGCAGGCCGTGCTGATGCGCGAAATCGCCGAGCATGGCCGATGGCCAGCGCTGCGCTATCTGGACGCCGATGCCGCCGGCCGGCTCGCCGGCACCACGCTGGCACGCGGTGGCTGGTGGTTCACTGACGGCCTGACCATCGCACCGCCCAGCCTGTGCCGGGCCAATCTGGCACGTCATGCCGAGCGGATCAGCTTGCGCATCGGCTGCCGCGTCGAGGCGCTACGACAACACGCAGGTGGCTGGCAAGCGCTGGCTGCCGACGGCAGCGTTGTGGCCGCCGCAGCGGTGCTGGTCCTCGCCAACGCCACGGCAGCCGCGCAACTGTTACCTAAGGCCATGCTGCCGTTGCAGGATGCCCAGCGCGTCGCCACTCGCATCAATGCCGCCACGCTCACCGTTCCCCGGGTAGCACTGGCAGGCGACGGCTATGTCACCGCCGCGCTGGATGGCGTACGCGTCATCGGCGCCGCCGATTTCGACGACAATCTCGCAGCCGCCGAGGCAAGCAACCTGGCCGAGCTGGCCGCCCTCGTACCTGGCCTGGCTCCGCCATCGGTGATCGCCAGCCGTATTTGCGCTCGCCCCGCCTCGCCCGATCGCCTCCCCCTGATCGGCCAGCTCGCCATCACGCCACCGCCAGAGCAGCCGGTACACCAGCTCTACCACCTGCCACGGCTTGCCGGCGCCTACGCCGTACTCGGCCTCGGCGCCCGCGGCTTGTCCTACTCGACGCTGGCCGGCGAGCTCATCGCGGCTCAACTGAACGGCGAGCCGTTACCGCTGGAGCGCAAGCTGCTCGAGGCCATCGATCCCGGCCGTTTCCTGCTGCGGCAGCGGCGCGGCATGCAACCAGGCTGAGCACCTACTCCAATACACTGCACACGGTCAGCGCTTCGCACGCCAATCGCGCAGCAGAACGCGTCCAGGTAATCGATCCCGCTTGCGCTACACTGCGAGGCGCTACCTGACAATCATTCCAAGCGGGGAATACACCATGAAGAAGTTTGCACTGACCTTGTCCGCCACGCTGCTCGGCACCGCCCTGTTCGCCGGGCATGCCCAGGCCGCCGGCTGCGGCAAGCCGCGCAATGCCTTCGATACCGTCTACTGTGCCGGCAACCTGTTTACACAAACCGACAAGACGTTGAACCAGACCTATACCGAGCTGCGCAAGCAATTGAACAGCGCCCAACAGAACGCGCTGAAGCAATCGCAGCTGGCTTGGATCAAGCAGCGCGATGCGCAATGCAGCCGCGAAGACAGCACCGGGTATTTCGTCAATCTCGATTGCGCCAACACCATGACGCAAGAGCGGCTGGACTTCCTGAAGGAGCGCCAGCGCGAGTGCAGCAGCACCGGCTGCGAAACCAGCAAGCTGGCACAGTAAGACCAAGTCCTTCCGGTGACGCTGTAGTCATTGGCCCTGCGCGTGTACTGACTACGTTTCGCGCTTCCACGGGAGCTGCGCCACGATCAACTGGCCGGCATGTCCCAATAAAAACGCCCCGTCCTTGCGGGGCGTTTTTATTGGTTTTGGCGATCAGGCCGTAGCGACCGGGATCTTGCCGATCTTGGCCTGCCACTGCTTCGGTGCCACTGCGTGCACCGAGGTACCGCCCGAATCAACGGCCACCGTCACCGGCATGTCGACCACGTCGAACTCGTAGATCGCCTCCATGCCGAGATCCTCGAAGCCCACCACGCGTGAGCCCTTGATCGCCTTGGACACGAGATACGCCGCACCGCCCACCGCCATCAGGTACACCGACTGGTGCTGCTTGATCGCCTCACAGGCCGCCGGGCCGCGCTCGGCCTTGCCGATCATGCCCAAGAGGCCGGTCTGCGCCAGCACCTGCTCGGTAAACTTGTCCATGCGGGTGGCCGTGGTCGGGCCGGCCGGGCCAACCACCTCGTCGCGCACCGGGTCGACCGGGCCGACGTAATAAATGAAGCGATCGGCAAAATCGACCGGCAGCTGCTCGCCCTTGTTCAGCATGTCGACGATACGCTTGTGCGCGGCATCGCGGCCGGTCAGCATCTTGCCGTTCAGCAGCAGCGTCTGCCCCGGCTGCCACGATGCGACTTCCTCGCGGGTAACGGTGTTCAGATCCACCCGGGTCGCGGCGGCGGACGGGGTCCAGGTCACGGCCGGCCAGTCTTCCAGCTTGGGCGCTTCGAGCACCGCGGGGCCGGAGCCGTCGAGGATGAAATGGACGTGGCGAGTGGCGGCGCAGTTCGGGATCATCGCCACCGGCAGGCTGGCGGCGTGGGTCGGGTAATCCTTGATCTTCACGTCGAGCACGGTGGCAAGCCCGCCGAGGCCCTGTGCACCGATGCCGAGCGCGTTCACCTTCTCGTAGAGCTCAAGGCGCAGCTCCTCGACCCGGTTCTGCGGACCACGGGCGATCAACTCATGGATGTCGATCTCTTCCATCAGCGCTTCCTTGGCCATCACCATGGCCTTCTCGGCGGTGCCGCCGATGCCGATGCCGAGCATGCCGGGCGGGCACCAGCCGGCGCCCATCAGCGGCACGGTCTTGAGCACCCAGTCGACGATGGAATCGGATGGATTCAGCATCACGAACTTGGTCTTGTTCTCCGAGCCACCGCCCTTGGCGGCGATGTCGATCTCGACGGTATCCCCCGGCACGATCTCGTAGTGGATCACCGCCGGGGTGTTGTCCTTCGTATTCTTGCGACCACCGGCCGGGTCCATCAGGATGGACGCGCGCAGCTTGTTGTCCGGGTGCAGGTAGGCGCGGCGCACGCCTTCGTTGATCATGTCAGTCACCCCCATCGTCGCGCCGGCCCACTGCACATTCATGCCGACGCGCACAAAACAGGTGACGATGCCGGTGTCCTGGCAGATCGGGCGGTGGCCTTCTGCGCACATGCGGCTGTTGGTCAGGATCTGCGCGATCGCATCCTTGGCGGCCGGGCTTTCCTCGGCCTCGTATGCCTTGCCAAGCGCCTGGATATAGTCTTTCGGGTGGTAGTAGCTGATGTACTGCAGCGCATCGGCAATGCTGTCGATCAGATCGTCCTGGCGGATCACGGCCATCTGGGGCTCCGGGAAGCGGCAAAAGCGGCAATTATACCGCGCCGACCGGGTGGCCGAAGCGTTCAGGGACCGGGGACTTCGGCAGTGGCGCGGGCGGCCGGCAAGGCATTCCACAGTTGTTCGAAGCGCTGCGGATCGGCCCGGTATCGCTTCAACGAGAAAACCAGGTAATAGGCCCGCTCGAATAGCGGTGGCTGCACCCGCTCGATGACTGCCGCGTAATCCGGATGCTGGCGCAACAGGCGCGCGCCGTCGTCACTCAACAGGGCGACAGCATCGAGCCGACCGGCCGCCAGCTTGCGCAGGCACTGGTCTCCCCTCGTGGTGCTGGCATCCACCCGCAGACCG
This region of Chitinolyticbacter meiyuanensis genomic DNA includes:
- a CDS encoding fumarate hydratase is translated as MAVIRQDDLIDSIADALQYISYYHPKDYIQALGKAYEAEESPAAKDAIAQILTNSRMCAEGHRPICQDTGIVTCFVRVGMNVQWAGATMGVTDMINEGVRRAYLHPDNKLRASILMDPAGGRKNTKDNTPAVIHYEIVPGDTVEIDIAAKGGGSENKTKFVMLNPSDSIVDWVLKTVPLMGAGWCPPGMLGIGIGGTAEKAMVMAKEALMEEIDIHELIARGPQNRVEELRLELYEKVNALGIGAQGLGGLATVLDVKIKDYPTHAASLPVAMIPNCAATRHVHFILDGSGPAVLEAPKLEDWPAVTWTPSAAATRVDLNTVTREEVASWQPGQTLLLNGKMLTGRDAAHKRIVDMLNKGEQLPVDFADRFIYYVGPVDPVRDEVVGPAGPTTATRMDKFTEQVLAQTGLLGMIGKAERGPAACEAIKQHQSVYLMAVGGAAYLVSKAIKGSRVVGFEDLGMEAIYEFDVVDMPVTVAVDSGGTSVHAVAPKQWQAKIGKIPVATA
- a CDS encoding lysozyme inhibitor LprI family protein, with amino-acid sequence MKKFALTLSATLLGTALFAGHAQAAGCGKPRNAFDTVYCAGNLFTQTDKTLNQTYTELRKQLNSAQQNALKQSQLAWIKQRDAQCSREDSTGYFVNLDCANTMTQERLDFLKERQRECSSTGCETSKLAQ
- the mnmC gene encoding bifunctional tRNA (5-methylaminomethyl-2-thiouridine)(34)-methyltransferase MnmD/FAD-dependent 5-carboxymethylaminomethyl-2-thiouridine(34) oxidoreductase MnmC, whose protein sequence is MNRLTPATLDLTEAGVPYSAAFDDVYHSADGGLGQARHVFMTGNDLPAAWAGRDAYTIVETGFGQGLNFLATWQAWRSDAARCQRLHFVSVEQFPFTRDDLAVLHARYPELATVSAELRAYWPDLTQGVHRIWLDQGRVSLTLLLGDAQTLLPQLQAVADAIYLDGFSPAKNPELWCLPIYKALWRLSHVGTTLATYTVAGEVRRGLAEAGFAVERVNGFGGKRQMLQGRVARAPRREPASQGQRHALVIGAGLAGCSVAERLAVRGWQVTVLEAANDIATGSSGNAAGLMHAYYSRDDNLQARLTRAGCALTRQHLTALADAGFPVAHDAGGILQLAKTDAQAVLMREIAEHGRWPALRYLDADAAGRLAGTTLARGGWWFTDGLTIAPPSLCRANLARHAERISLRIGCRVEALRQHAGGWQALAADGSVVAAAAVLVLANATAAAQLLPKAMLPLQDAQRVATRINAATLTVPRVALAGDGYVTAALDGVRVIGAADFDDNLAAAEASNLAELAALVPGLAPPSVIASRICARPASPDRLPLIGQLAITPPPEQPVHQLYHLPRLAGAYAVLGLGARGLSYSTLAGELIAAQLNGEPLPLERKLLEAIDPGRFLLRQRRGMQPG